Proteins found in one Desulfurobacteriaceae bacterium genomic segment:
- a CDS encoding DUF1847 domain-containing protein, giving the protein MKCHKCSSPDCYRKGKECSDLKELLKDLPEFEKRLLKVASEIEKEFYCKLTRVEETVEFAKRMGFKKIGIAFCIGLFEEVKVLSKFFESRGFKVFSVACKVGAIDKTELNIEKLDPQQLEASCNPVGQAKVLNKLGTDINIIVGLCIGHDMLFQMYSEAPTTTLIVKDRVLAHNPVGALYSNYYKRRLTK; this is encoded by the coding sequence TTGAAGTGTCATAAATGTAGTTCTCCCGACTGTTACAGAAAAGGCAAAGAGTGTAGTGATTTAAAAGAGCTTCTTAAGGATTTACCAGAGTTTGAGAAAAGACTACTAAAAGTGGCATCAGAAATAGAAAAAGAATTCTACTGTAAGTTAACAAGGGTCGAAGAAACTGTTGAATTTGCAAAAAGAATGGGGTTTAAAAAGATTGGTATTGCTTTCTGTATTGGACTTTTTGAAGAAGTAAAGGTTCTTTCTAAGTTTTTTGAATCTCGGGGATTTAAAGTCTTTTCTGTAGCTTGTAAAGTAGGTGCGATAGATAAGACAGAGTTAAACATTGAAAAATTAGATCCACAGCAACTCGAAGCTTCTTGTAATCCTGTTGGGCAAGCTAAAGTTTTAAACAAGTTAGGAACTGATATAAACATAATCGTTGGTTTATGTATTGGACACGATATGCTTTTCCAGATGTATTCGGAAGCACCAACGACTACGCTTATAGTTAAAGACAGAGTATTGGCACATAACCCTGTTGGAGCCCTTTATAGCAACTACTACAAAAGAAGACTAACTAAATAG
- a CDS encoding NifB/NifX family molybdenum-iron cluster-binding protein gives MKVAVPILETEVNGKKLVNSHFGKSNLFAIVDLNSQKIEVAKNPGLHVQRGRGQFIAQMFKEKKVDAVLVKEMGEGAFERVRSLGIKIYLVPPTLKFLDEVVEKFKRGELEELLEPNEEKHH, from the coding sequence ATGAAAGTTGCTGTTCCTATTCTCGAAACAGAAGTAAATGGAAAAAAGCTAGTTAATTCCCACTTTGGAAAGTCAAACCTTTTTGCAATTGTTGACCTAAACTCACAAAAAATAGAAGTAGCAAAAAATCCGGGTCTTCATGTTCAAAGAGGAAGAGGACAGTTTATAGCCCAAATGTTTAAGGAGAAAAAAGTTGATGCTGTTCTTGTAAAAGAAATGGGAGAGGGTGCATTTGAAAGAGTAAGAAGCTTGGGAATTAAAATATACTTAGTACCTCCAACCCTAAAGTTTCTTGATGAAGTTGTCGAAAAGTTTAAAAGAGGAGAACTTGAAGAACTTCTTGAACCTAACGAGGAGAAACATCATTGA
- the cooS gene encoding anaerobic carbon-monoxide dehydrogenase catalytic subunit: MFGFFKKGNGNNNGNQQQNNFCVESDLSKAVGLKVPSFHESVKYMYQKVKEAQLSNVIDRYEAMEKVRCKFCKEGVSCQLCSMGPCRITPQTPRGVCGIDAHGIVMRNLLIKANMGLSAYTYHCREAALTLLETAKGNTVYEIKDPSKIDLLAEVLDIDTSLPLNEKAKLVAEGVLKSLSQNDTSIFVEKLAPESRKEVFRKLGIMPKGPMNELVDSVTRSMTNIDGDYVSLALAALRNGVASAFGALVPLEIIQDALFGTPSPHECQVDFGVLDPDYVNILPNGHEPFIGVALVEVAKDPEIQKMAQEAGAKGVRIVGSIETGQEMMARLKCDDVFVGLTSNWISIEYFLSTGAVDVFAMDMNCSLANLKEYADKYNFKLVAVSNIIGVPGSIRLEYKPVKEKEIAKEIIRIAIENFKERKNKPKVDVSKFKQKAIVGFSAEAIVDALGGSLNPLLEVIKSGDIKGVVALVNCTSLGNGPQDTMTVSIAKELIKRDILVIGAGCGNAALQKAGLETLEAVDKYAGSKLAGICKALGIPPVLSFGTCTDTGRIIMTVIAIANALGVDPSQLPVAVTAPEYMEQKAVIDGFSAVAMGLYTHVSPVPPVTGSDKVVKLLTEEVEQLTGGKIAVGDDPVQAANGIEEHIMKKREALGI; the protein is encoded by the coding sequence ATGTTTGGATTCTTCAAAAAAGGGAACGGAAACAACAACGGAAACCAACAACAGAACAACTTCTGTGTTGAGTCTGACCTTTCTAAAGCAGTGGGGCTAAAAGTACCAAGTTTCCATGAAAGTGTCAAGTACATGTACCAAAAAGTCAAGGAAGCTCAGCTTTCCAACGTTATAGACAGATACGAAGCAATGGAAAAAGTTAGATGTAAGTTCTGTAAAGAAGGGGTTTCTTGTCAACTCTGTTCTATGGGACCATGTAGAATAACCCCTCAAACTCCAAGAGGTGTTTGTGGTATTGACGCTCATGGAATTGTTATGAGAAACCTCCTTATAAAAGCAAATATGGGTCTTTCTGCTTATACTTATCACTGTAGAGAAGCTGCTTTAACACTTCTTGAAACTGCAAAAGGAAACACAGTTTACGAAATTAAAGACCCTTCAAAGATAGATCTTTTAGCAGAAGTTCTTGATATCGATACATCTTTACCTCTTAACGAAAAGGCAAAACTTGTAGCAGAAGGAGTTCTTAAGAGCCTTTCCCAAAACGATACATCCATCTTCGTAGAGAAGCTTGCTCCAGAAAGTAGGAAAGAGGTATTCAGAAAGCTTGGAATAATGCCAAAAGGGCCTATGAATGAGCTTGTGGACTCTGTTACAAGATCAATGACAAACATTGACGGTGACTACGTATCTTTAGCGCTTGCGGCTTTAAGAAACGGTGTAGCTTCAGCATTTGGGGCCCTTGTTCCACTTGAAATTATTCAAGATGCGCTTTTTGGAACACCATCTCCACACGAATGTCAAGTTGACTTTGGAGTTCTTGACCCAGACTACGTAAATATCCTTCCAAATGGTCATGAACCTTTCATAGGAGTGGCTCTTGTAGAAGTAGCGAAAGATCCTGAAATCCAGAAAATGGCTCAGGAAGCTGGAGCTAAGGGTGTAAGAATTGTTGGTTCTATCGAAACCGGTCAGGAAATGATGGCAAGATTAAAATGTGATGATGTTTTCGTAGGTCTAACTTCGAACTGGATTTCTATTGAGTACTTCCTCTCCACGGGAGCTGTAGACGTATTTGCGATGGATATGAACTGTTCCCTCGCTAACCTCAAAGAGTACGCTGATAAGTATAACTTCAAACTTGTAGCTGTTTCTAACATAATTGGAGTTCCAGGTTCTATAAGACTTGAGTACAAACCAGTAAAAGAGAAAGAGATAGCTAAGGAAATTATCAGGATAGCTATTGAAAACTTCAAAGAAAGAAAGAATAAGCCAAAAGTGGATGTTTCAAAGTTTAAGCAGAAAGCTATTGTTGGTTTCTCTGCGGAAGCTATAGTTGACGCCCTTGGAGGAAGTTTAAACCCACTTCTTGAAGTTATTAAGAGTGGAGACATCAAGGGAGTTGTGGCTCTTGTTAACTGTACTTCTCTTGGAAACGGTCCACAAGATACAATGACAGTTTCTATTGCTAAGGAACTAATTAAGAGAGATATTCTTGTAATTGGTGCTGGTTGTGGAAACGCTGCTTTACAAAAGGCAGGCCTTGAAACACTAGAAGCTGTAGATAAGTATGCTGGTTCAAAGCTTGCCGGCATATGTAAGGCTCTTGGAATTCCTCCAGTTCTATCTTTTGGAACATGTACAGACACAGGAAGAATTATCATGACTGTTATTGCTATTGCTAATGCTCTTGGTGTAGATCCATCACAGCTTCCTGTGGCAGTTACTGCTCCTGAGTATATGGAACAAAAAGCTGTAATTGATGGATTCTCCGCAGTTGCTATGGGACTTTACACCCACGTTTCCCCAGTGCCACCAGTTACAGGTTCTGATAAGGTTGTGAAACTTCTCACGGAAGAAGTGGAACAGCTAACAGGTGGTAAGATCGCTGTTGGAGATGATCCAGTTCAAGCTGCAAACGGAATAGAAGAACACATTATGAAGAAAAGAGAAGCTCTTGGAATATAA
- a CDS encoding nitrous oxide-stimulated promoter family protein: protein MSIEREKLTIEKMITIYCKSKHKPFRGILCPECKELRDYAFKRLDLCPFKEKKPTCKKCPVHCYEPEKRKKIKEIMRFSGPRLILHDPFGWLIHEIKEKLLRQFQKIV, encoded by the coding sequence ATGTCCATTGAAAGAGAAAAATTAACAATAGAAAAGATGATAACTATCTACTGTAAATCTAAACACAAACCTTTTAGGGGAATCTTATGTCCAGAGTGTAAAGAGTTAAGAGATTATGCTTTCAAAAGGTTGGATCTTTGTCCTTTCAAAGAGAAAAAACCTACCTGTAAAAAGTGTCCTGTCCACTGCTACGAACCGGAAAAAAGGAAAAAAATAAAAGAAATAATGAGATTCAGTGGACCAAGACTTATACTGCATGACCCTTTTGGATGGTTAATTCACGAGATAAAAGAAAAACTACTTAGACAGTTCCAAAAGATCGTTTAA
- a CDS encoding Crp/Fnr family transcriptional regulator translates to MGDLVAFFRQVQLLSGLSEKQLEDIERVSFLKKYPKGTIIFDPSKRAKGFYVLKKGKVKIYRSNKGKEQIIRVFSQPTFFGEAASFIGEKFPAWAESLKDSEILFIPREEFLELIKNDPEISMKLLAVMSQRLIYLTGIIENLALKDALSKVSAYILKNCKESNSESFRFSTNLAAMELGLTKETVSRTLSKLKSMGIIEKNGNLIKVKNLNDLLELSK, encoded by the coding sequence ATGGGAGATCTTGTTGCTTTTTTCAGACAAGTACAACTTTTATCCGGACTTTCTGAAAAACAGCTTGAAGATATAGAAAGAGTTTCTTTTCTAAAAAAGTACCCTAAGGGAACAATCATTTTTGATCCTTCAAAAAGAGCAAAAGGCTTTTATGTGTTAAAAAAGGGAAAGGTTAAGATATACAGGTCAAATAAAGGTAAAGAGCAGATAATAAGAGTATTTTCCCAACCAACGTTTTTTGGAGAAGCTGCAAGCTTTATTGGAGAAAAATTTCCAGCTTGGGCAGAAAGCTTAAAAGACAGTGAGATATTATTTATTCCAAGAGAAGAGTTTTTGGAGCTTATAAAGAATGATCCTGAAATAAGCATGAAACTTTTAGCTGTTATGTCACAAAGATTAATATATCTTACAGGCATAATAGAGAACTTAGCTTTGAAAGACGCTCTTTCAAAGGTCTCTGCCTACATTCTCAAAAATTGCAAGGAGTCTAATTCAGAAAGTTTCCGCTTTAGTACAAACTTGGCTGCTATGGAACTCGGCTTAACAAAGGAAACAGTCTCAAGAACACTTTCGAAATTGAAATCTATGGGTATTATTGAAAAAAATGGAAATCTCATAAAAGTAAAAAATTTAAACGATCTTTTGGAACTGTCTAAGTAG
- the groES gene encoding co-chaperone GroES, with amino-acid sequence MKLKPLYDRVVVKKIEVEQKTAGGIILPDTAKEESQIGEVIAVGEGKLLENGEVRPLKVKEGDKVLFSKYAGNEVKVDGEELLILREEDILAIVEE; translated from the coding sequence ATGAAACTCAAGCCACTATACGACAGAGTAGTAGTAAAGAAAATTGAAGTAGAGCAAAAGACAGCAGGTGGAATCATTCTTCCAGATACAGCTAAGGAAGAATCCCAAATTGGAGAAGTGATTGCTGTTGGAGAAGGAAAACTTCTTGAGAATGGAGAAGTAAGACCTCTCAAAGTTAAGGAAGGAGATAAAGTTCTCTTTAGCAAGTACGCTGGTAATGAAGTTAAGGTTGACGGAGAAGAACTCCTCATCCTTAGAGAAGAAGACATCCTTGCTATCGTTGAAGAGTAA
- the groL gene encoding chaperonin GroEL (60 kDa chaperone family; promotes refolding of misfolded polypeptides especially under stressful conditions; forms two stacked rings of heptamers to form a barrel-shaped 14mer; ends can be capped by GroES; misfolded proteins enter the barrel where they are refolded when GroES binds) has protein sequence MAGKEIIFADEARQKIKAGVDKLANAVKATMGPGGRNVVIERKFGSPVVTKDGVTVAKEIELPDPVENIGAQLVKEVAQKTADKAGDGTTTATVLAQAIFNDGLKFITAGDNAIEVKRGIDEAVKVIVEELKNISKPVETKEQIAQVATISANYDREIGELIAEAMDKVGKEGVITVEEAKGLETTLEVVEGMQFDRGYLSPYFVTDPDKMECVLENPYILIYGKKISNIRELLPVLEAVAREGKPLLIIAEDVEGEALATLVVNKLRGTLQVCAVKAPGFGERRKAMLQDIAILTGGTAILEDLGIKLENVTIDMLGQADKVVVDKEHTTIIGGKGKAEDIEGRIKQIKAELEKATSEYDKEKLQERLAKLAGGVAIIKVGAATEAELKEKKARVEDALHATRAAVEEGIVPGGGTALIAAAGKLDDLVKKLDEAGEVDKRHGVEIVKKAIEAPLKQIAANAGYSGEVIVEKVKELINEKGYEWGFNARKGEFENLVESGVIDPAKVERVALQNAASAAGLLLTTEATITEIPEKEDKNMPSMPEY, from the coding sequence ATGGCAGGAAAGGAAATTATCTTTGCTGATGAAGCTAGACAAAAAATTAAAGCTGGTGTAGATAAACTTGCAAACGCTGTTAAAGCTACAATGGGACCAGGTGGAAGAAACGTTGTAATAGAAAGAAAGTTTGGTTCTCCAGTAGTAACTAAGGACGGTGTAACTGTTGCAAAAGAGATTGAACTCCCAGATCCAGTTGAAAACATTGGAGCTCAGCTTGTAAAAGAAGTTGCTCAAAAAACAGCTGACAAGGCTGGAGACGGAACAACAACAGCTACAGTTCTTGCTCAAGCAATCTTCAACGACGGTCTTAAGTTCATCACAGCTGGAGACAACGCTATTGAAGTTAAGAGAGGAATTGACGAAGCTGTTAAAGTTATCGTTGAAGAACTCAAGAACATCTCTAAGCCAGTAGAAACAAAAGAACAAATTGCACAAGTAGCTACAATCTCTGCTAACTACGATAGAGAAATCGGTGAACTCATTGCTGAGGCTATGGACAAAGTAGGTAAAGAGGGAGTTATTACTGTAGAGGAAGCTAAAGGACTTGAGACAACTCTTGAAGTTGTAGAAGGTATGCAGTTTGACAGAGGATACCTATCTCCATACTTTGTGACAGATCCTGACAAGATGGAATGTGTACTTGAAAACCCATACATCCTCATCTACGGTAAGAAAATTAGCAACATTAGAGAACTCTTGCCAGTACTTGAAGCTGTAGCAAGAGAAGGAAAGCCACTACTTATCATTGCTGAAGATGTAGAAGGAGAAGCTCTTGCTACACTCGTAGTAAACAAGCTCCGTGGAACACTCCAAGTATGTGCTGTTAAGGCTCCAGGATTTGGTGAAAGAAGAAAAGCTATGCTTCAAGATATTGCTATCCTCACAGGTGGAACAGCAATCCTTGAAGATCTCGGAATCAAGCTTGAAAACGTTACAATTGATATGCTTGGTCAAGCTGACAAGGTTGTTGTTGATAAAGAACACACAACAATCATCGGTGGAAAAGGAAAGGCAGAAGACATCGAGGGAAGAATTAAGCAAATCAAGGCTGAACTTGAAAAGGCTACATCTGAATACGATAAGGAAAAACTCCAAGAAAGACTTGCTAAGCTTGCTGGTGGCGTAGCTATCATCAAGGTTGGTGCAGCAACTGAAGCTGAGCTTAAAGAAAAGAAAGCTCGTGTTGAAGACGCACTCCACGCTACAAGAGCTGCAGTAGAAGAGGGTATCGTTCCAGGTGGTGGAACAGCACTAATTGCAGCTGCTGGAAAGCTTGATGACCTTGTTAAGAAACTTGACGAAGCTGGCGAAGTAGATAAGAGACACGGAGTTGAGATCGTTAAGAAAGCTATTGAGGCTCCGTTAAAGCAAATTGCTGCTAATGCTGGATATTCTGGAGAAGTTATCGTTGAGAAAGTTAAAGAACTCATTAACGAAAAAGGATACGAATGGGGCTTCAATGCAAGAAAAGGTGAGTTTGAGAACCTTGTTGAATCTGGGGTAATTGACCCAGCAAAAGTTGAAAGAGTAGCTCTTCAAAACGCTGCATCTGCAGCAGGATTACTCCTCACAACAGAAGCTACAATAACAGAAATTCCAGAAAAAGAAGACAAAAACATGCCATCAATGCCTGAATACTAA
- the glyA gene encoding serine hydroxymethyltransferase — MKHLRAVDPEVFEALKCEYKRQNEHLELIASENFTSEAVMEAQGSVLTNKYAEGYPGKRYYGGCECVDIVERLAIERCKELFGAEHVNVQVHSGSQANQAVYLAILKPGDTILSMDLSHGGHLSHGSPVNMTGKYFNVIQYGIRKDTETIDFDQVYSLAKEHKPKLIVCGASAYPRIIDFNKFREIADEVGALLLADIAHIAGLVVAGLHPSPIEACHFVTTTTHKTLRGPRGGVVMCKEEFAKEIDKAVFPGLQGGPLMHVIAAKAVAFKEAQTEEFKKYQEQIVKNAKVMAEELQRQGFRLVSGGTDNHLMLVDLTDKGITGKEAEAALGKANITVNKNTIPFDTRSPFVTSGIRIGTPAITARGIKEDEARRIAQLIATVLNNINDESVIEKVKQEVLEICGKHPLYEDLKDLYS; from the coding sequence ATGAAACACCTAAGAGCTGTAGACCCAGAAGTTTTTGAAGCCCTAAAGTGCGAGTATAAGAGACAAAATGAGCACCTTGAGCTTATCGCTTCAGAGAACTTTACAAGCGAAGCTGTAATGGAAGCTCAAGGATCCGTTCTAACAAACAAGTATGCAGAGGGTTATCCGGGAAAAAGATATTACGGTGGATGTGAATGTGTCGATATTGTAGAGAGATTGGCTATTGAAAGGTGTAAAGAACTTTTTGGCGCTGAACACGTAAACGTTCAGGTACATTCTGGATCACAAGCAAACCAAGCGGTTTACCTTGCGATATTAAAGCCTGGAGATACAATCCTTTCAATGGATCTTTCTCACGGAGGACACCTATCCCACGGTTCTCCTGTTAACATGACAGGTAAGTATTTTAACGTTATCCAGTATGGCATAAGGAAGGACACAGAAACAATAGACTTTGATCAAGTTTACAGCTTAGCAAAAGAACATAAGCCAAAACTTATCGTCTGCGGAGCTTCCGCTTATCCAAGAATCATTGACTTTAATAAGTTCCGTGAAATTGCTGATGAAGTTGGGGCACTACTTCTTGCTGACATTGCCCACATTGCAGGACTTGTTGTTGCAGGACTTCATCCATCCCCAATCGAAGCTTGCCATTTTGTAACAACAACAACTCATAAGACTTTAAGAGGTCCTCGTGGTGGCGTTGTAATGTGCAAGGAAGAATTTGCTAAAGAAATAGACAAAGCAGTCTTTCCTGGACTTCAAGGTGGACCTCTCATGCATGTCATTGCAGCAAAAGCTGTAGCATTTAAAGAAGCTCAAACTGAAGAATTTAAGAAATATCAAGAACAAATAGTAAAAAATGCTAAAGTAATGGCTGAAGAACTTCAAAGACAAGGCTTTAGGCTTGTCTCCGGTGGAACCGATAATCATTTAATGCTCGTTGACCTTACAGATAAAGGAATTACTGGAAAAGAAGCTGAAGCTGCCCTTGGAAAGGCAAACATTACAGTTAATAAGAACACAATCCCATTTGATACAAGAAGTCCATTTGTAACAAGTGGTATTAGAATTGGAACCCCTGCAATTACTGCAAGAGGAATCAAAGAAGACGAAGCAAGAAGAATTGCACAACTTATTGCAACTGTTCTAAATAACATCAACGACGAATCTGTAATTGAAAAGGTTAAACAAGAAGTTCTTGAAATCTGCGGAAAACATCCTCTTTACGAAGATCTAAAAGACCTTTATTCTTAA
- the rpiB gene encoding ribose 5-phosphate isomerase B yields the protein MKIALACDHGGFRLKETIKSYLEELGIEYVDYGTYSEESVDYPEFAYKAAKAIANGEADRGIFICGTGIGISIAANKVKGIRAALCYNIFAAEMSRRHNNANVLCLGGRVLGEELAKAIVKVWLETPFDGGRHERRINKISEIEKNECGGNK from the coding sequence ATGAAAATAGCTCTCGCCTGCGATCACGGAGGTTTTCGTTTAAAAGAAACTATCAAATCCTACCTTGAAGAGCTTGGTATAGAGTACGTTGATTATGGAACTTATTCAGAAGAATCAGTGGACTATCCAGAATTTGCTTATAAGGCAGCTAAAGCAATAGCAAACGGTGAAGCCGATAGAGGAATTTTTATTTGTGGAACAGGAATCGGCATTTCAATTGCAGCAAACAAAGTTAAAGGAATAAGAGCAGCACTTTGTTATAACATCTTCGCTGCTGAGATGAGTAGACGTCACAATAATGCAAACGTTTTATGTCTTGGCGGAAGGGTTTTAGGTGAAGAGCTTGCTAAAGCAATTGTAAAGGTTTGGCTTGAAACTCCTTTTGATGGTGGAAGACACGAAAGAAGAATAAATAAAATCTCAGAAATTGAAAAAAATGAATGTGGAGGTAATAAATGA
- a CDS encoding thioredoxin family protein: protein MDILKVIFDVVLVLLVSFIVFVIFLRIRWMKKIKKLKGQDLPILIGEFGRLKKGKGVIYFHSPQCRPCKMIEPIVKKLSKEYKKVHFIKVNVMEDLETAKKFGILATPTIIITREGKVEDVLIGPVPERVLREKLEV from the coding sequence TTGGATATCCTAAAGGTTATCTTTGACGTAGTATTAGTTCTTCTTGTGTCTTTTATTGTTTTTGTAATCTTTTTAAGAATTCGTTGGATGAAGAAAATAAAGAAACTGAAAGGGCAAGATCTTCCTATCCTTATTGGTGAGTTTGGAAGGCTTAAGAAGGGAAAAGGAGTTATTTATTTCCATTCTCCCCAATGCAGACCTTGTAAAATGATTGAACCCATAGTCAAAAAGCTATCCAAGGAGTATAAAAAGGTTCACTTTATAAAAGTTAACGTAATGGAAGATTTAGAAACTGCTAAAAAGTTTGGTATCCTTGCGACTCCAACTATCATAATCACGAGAGAAGGTAAAGTTGAAGACGTTCTTATTGGACCTGTACCAGAAAGGGTTCTAAGGGAAAAGCTTGAAGTATAA
- a CDS encoding MotA/TolQ/ExbB proton channel family protein: MDAATIIQKAGIIGYVLLFLSVISLSIIIEKIMTLRLSKLVPQEDVRLIVEFVSDGNIADAVELCKRRKNFISLVILDALKNIGELNKDNFLSSFETAAKRKFIELERGLPLLATIAAVSPLLGLVGTVLGMIKIFGVLTVGNTSIGNPQQLSAGISEALLTTVFGLLVAIPAIVAYNLFQKKLDLIAAEVESTGVLIGNNFKSSR; encoded by the coding sequence ATGGATGCAGCAACAATAATTCAAAAAGCAGGAATAATAGGTTATGTTTTACTCTTCCTTTCTGTAATCTCATTAAGCATTATTATTGAAAAGATCATGACGTTAAGGCTTTCAAAACTTGTTCCTCAAGAAGATGTCAGGTTGATAGTTGAATTTGTTAGCGATGGAAATATCGCCGACGCAGTAGAACTTTGTAAGAGAAGAAAAAACTTTATTTCCTTAGTAATCTTAGACGCTTTAAAGAACATTGGAGAACTTAACAAAGATAACTTTTTAAGTTCTTTTGAAACTGCCGCTAAGAGAAAGTTTATAGAACTTGAAAGAGGACTACCATTACTTGCAACAATAGCGGCAGTTTCTCCTCTTTTAGGACTTGTAGGTACCGTTCTTGGAATGATAAAAATATTTGGTGTTTTAACTGTTGGAAACACTTCTATTGGTAATCCTCAACAACTTTCTGCTGGAATCTCAGAAGCCCTTCTCACGACTGTCTTTGGTTTACTTGTAGCTATTCCAGCCATAGTTGCGTATAACCTTTTTCAAAAGAAACTTGATTTAATTGCTGCTGAAGTAGAATCTACTGGAGTCTTAATAGGCAATAACTTTAAAAGTTCGAGATAG
- a CDS encoding tRNA (adenine-N1)-methyltransferase → MGIVKETDTIILYDPEKDKKYFLNLSLAKGKFNTDKGEIELSGLIGKPYGSKVETHKGHYYIILPCTLYDFIMYKLNRLTQIVYPKDAAYIALRLNVKPGDTVLESGIGSGAMTSVFAHIVGESGKVISYEKREEFIKNALSNLRKLGLDKRVIAKHKDIEEGFDEKDVDAVFLDVREPWLYIEKAYEALKDGNMIGILVPTVNQIIEVLKKLEKLPFIDIEVSEILLRKYKLVPERLRPEDRMPAHTAYLIFARKLPKE, encoded by the coding sequence ATGGGAATAGTTAAAGAGACAGATACAATAATTCTTTATGACCCTGAGAAAGATAAAAAGTACTTTCTAAACCTTTCTCTAGCTAAAGGGAAGTTTAACACTGATAAGGGAGAGATAGAACTTTCTGGATTAATCGGAAAACCTTACGGTTCAAAGGTAGAAACTCACAAGGGACATTATTACATAATCCTTCCATGTACTCTCTACGACTTTATTATGTATAAACTCAATAGACTCACTCAAATAGTTTATCCCAAAGATGCTGCTTACATTGCTTTGAGACTAAATGTAAAGCCCGGAGACACAGTTTTAGAAAGTGGTATTGGCAGTGGTGCTATGACAAGTGTCTTTGCCCACATTGTAGGAGAATCTGGAAAGGTCATAAGTTATGAGAAAAGAGAAGAATTTATAAAAAATGCTTTGTCAAACTTAAGAAAGTTGGGACTCGACAAAAGAGTGATTGCTAAGCACAAGGATATTGAAGAAGGATTTGATGAAAAAGATGTAGACGCTGTCTTTCTTGATGTTAGAGAACCTTGGCTTTATATAGAGAAAGCGTATGAAGCTTTAAAAGACGGTAACATGATCGGGATCCTAGTTCCAACAGTTAATCAGATAATAGAGGTTCTAAAGAAACTCGAAAAGCTTCCATTTATTGACATTGAAGTTTCGGAAATTCTCCTTAGAAAGTACAAGCTTGTTCCTGAAAGACTAAGACCTGAAGACAGAATGCCAGCTCATACTGCATACCTTATCTTTGCAAGAAAACTTCCCAAGGAGTAA